One Methanohalophilus mahii DSM 5219 genomic window carries:
- the aglJ gene encoding S-layer glycoprotein N-glycosyltransferase AglJ, which produces MTEDYREDVCILIPTLNEGATIGQLIEDFNTEGFGNIFVIDGNSSDDTQEIAKNMGARVVAQTGKGKGQAVQDALAMIDDPYVIMIDGDGTYLAKDVHAMLEPLETGRADHVIGNRFADFDPAAFTKLNLIGNKMLNKFFSVIYRKNLVDILSGYRGFTNQAIRELELHETGFEIESEIAVDSMKKEHLVEVVPITYRPRPDEGDTKLNPLTDGFGIGSTIYKMAKFHNPMFYFGIIGAILTFCGILLGIYVVSEWMIGITHIPMTILTALLIISGIQMFIFGMLSDLVVSLHRETMRTLRRQQR; this is translated from the coding sequence GTGACAGAAGATTACAGGGAAGATGTTTGCATCCTCATACCCACATTGAATGAGGGTGCCACCATCGGCCAGCTTATTGAAGATTTCAATACCGAAGGTTTCGGGAATATTTTTGTTATTGATGGCAATAGCTCTGATGATACACAGGAAATCGCCAAAAATATGGGTGCAAGAGTTGTTGCCCAGACCGGGAAAGGAAAAGGTCAGGCTGTCCAGGATGCCCTTGCGATGATAGATGACCCCTATGTCATTATGATCGACGGGGACGGAACCTATCTTGCAAAAGACGTTCATGCAATGCTAGAACCACTGGAAACTGGAAGGGCAGACCATGTTATTGGCAACCGGTTTGCAGATTTTGATCCGGCTGCTTTTACAAAACTGAACCTGATCGGTAACAAGATGCTTAACAAATTTTTTAGTGTCATTTACAGGAAAAATCTTGTAGACATCCTGTCTGGCTACAGGGGTTTCACAAACCAGGCAATCCGGGAACTGGAACTTCATGAAACGGGTTTTGAGATAGAATCAGAGATTGCTGTTGACAGTATGAAAAAAGAGCACCTCGTAGAAGTTGTTCCAATCACCTACAGGCCTCGCCCTGATGAAGGAGATACGAAACTCAACCCCCTGACAGATGGTTTTGGGATTGGCAGCACGATCTATAAAATGGCCAAATTTCACAACCCGATGTTCTATTTCGGGATAATCGGTGCCATACTTACTTTTTGTGGAATATTACTGGGAATCTATGTCGTAAGCGAATGGATGATAGGTATTACCCATATACCAATGACCATCCTGACAGCATTGCTAATTATTTCGGGAATCCAGATGTTCATATTCGGAATGCTAAGTGATCTCGTGGTATCCCTCCACAGGGAAACAATGCGTACCCTTCGCCGCCAGCAAAGATGA
- a CDS encoding DUF166 domain-containing protein, translated as MRISILYSGKFGERVLGNLINSDQFCTSCGEACDHCRQGRKSYSGFLTEIHELPADLPEFVEDPEEYLPADLKPCDLLLAMDLHPDLFTALPTVAKKAHAKGVIAPVENPKLAPAGLIRQVAEKLQNEEVEYAFPKPFCSLEKTGQPIIDRFVEMGFGKPKIDIILDNGEITTARVLRDAPCGCTWFVARKLVYTEAADFKETVSSAHHAYPCTASMDNDTEIGDTILHKAGYIVRESVGSALDKAQKDNANAR; from the coding sequence ATGAGAATAAGTATCCTGTACAGCGGGAAATTCGGGGAAAGGGTACTGGGAAATCTCATAAATTCCGATCAGTTCTGCACATCCTGCGGGGAAGCCTGCGATCACTGCCGACAGGGCCGCAAATCCTATTCCGGCTTCCTTACAGAAATCCATGAACTGCCTGCAGATCTGCCTGAATTTGTGGAGGACCCGGAAGAATACCTGCCTGCTGACCTGAAACCCTGTGACCTGCTCCTTGCAATGGATTTGCATCCGGACCTGTTTACCGCCCTGCCAACAGTTGCGAAAAAAGCACATGCAAAAGGCGTAATTGCACCTGTTGAAAATCCCAAACTTGCCCCGGCGGGTCTTATCCGTCAGGTTGCAGAAAAGCTTCAGAATGAGGAAGTAGAATATGCTTTTCCAAAGCCTTTCTGCAGCCTTGAAAAAACAGGTCAACCTATTATTGACAGATTCGTTGAAATGGGATTTGGGAAACCCAAAATCGACATAATACTTGATAATGGGGAAATTACAACTGCCCGTGTACTAAGAGATGCTCCCTGTGGATGCACATGGTTTGTTGCCCGTAAATTAGTCTATACCGAAGCTGCAGATTTCAAGGAAACGGTTTCCTCTGCCCATCATGCCTATCCCTGTACTGCAAGTATGGATAATGACACTGAAATCGGGGACACCATATTGCATAAAGCAGGATATATTGTCCGCGAAAGTGTGGGCTCTGCACTGGATAAAGCACAAAAGGATAATGCAAATGCCAGATAA
- a CDS encoding segregation and condensation protein A has protein sequence MNSISVKNDDIPLLENMGQGIDPEFLKTLKELGVDEDELELSDDVLCEPVEILVNLAKSESINPWDIDIVEITDKFLEKIEEMKIMDLRISGRTLLYASILLRMKSTGIIQQEDEETDEEEPDDDLEFQDEEDYPVPKLPIRRAATRPVTLQELINELKKAENVESRRTQRRQKRVLHMEEEPTTEDVLGIAHEEDIKGRVEDLEEIIKEILHGKEKVSFTEIVDPIPSRSERVMTYLSLLFMASQRKICLRQDELFGELYIYSYGNKEQPV, from the coding sequence GTGAACAGTATATCGGTTAAAAACGATGATATCCCGTTGCTGGAAAATATGGGACAGGGTATTGACCCTGAATTCTTGAAAACGTTGAAGGAACTGGGTGTTGACGAAGACGAGCTGGAATTATCAGATGATGTGCTCTGTGAACCTGTAGAAATCCTCGTAAACCTTGCAAAAAGTGAAAGTATCAATCCCTGGGATATTGACATAGTAGAGATTACGGATAAGTTCCTGGAAAAAATAGAAGAAATGAAGATAATGGATCTGAGGATCTCAGGCAGAACACTGCTTTATGCCTCCATTCTCCTCAGGATGAAATCCACAGGTATCATACAGCAAGAAGATGAAGAAACTGATGAGGAAGAGCCTGATGATGATCTCGAATTTCAGGATGAAGAAGACTATCCCGTACCCAAATTGCCTATTCGCCGCGCTGCCACAAGACCTGTTACCCTGCAGGAACTTATAAATGAATTAAAAAAGGCAGAAAATGTTGAGTCCAGAAGAACCCAGAGACGACAAAAACGCGTCCTCCACATGGAAGAGGAGCCAACCACTGAGGATGTGCTCGGTATTGCTCATGAGGAAGATATAAAGGGGCGTGTTGAAGATCTGGAAGAAATAATTAAAGAGATTCTGCACGGGAAAGAAAAGGTCAGTTTTACTGAAATCGTAGATCCTATACCCTCTCGTTCAGAAAGGGTAATGACATACCTATCCCTCCTTTTCATGGCTTCCCAGAGGAAAATCTGTTTGAGACAGGATGAACTCTTCGGAGAATTATATATATACTCTTATGGGAATAAAGAGCAGCCGGTTTGA
- a CDS encoding CGGC domain-containing protein, giving the protein MPDNKKIAVVRCAIVAETCPGIGCFKAFNEKTVAFSDYYKNTEMAAFFTCGGCPGRRVFRLARSLKKHGVKTVHLSSCMQMENYPECPHVDSIKQTLENAGIEVVEGTHH; this is encoded by the coding sequence ATGCCAGATAACAAGAAAATAGCGGTTGTTCGCTGTGCTATTGTTGCAGAAACCTGCCCGGGAATCGGATGTTTCAAAGCATTCAATGAAAAAACAGTCGCTTTTAGTGACTACTATAAAAATACAGAAATGGCAGCTTTTTTCACATGCGGGGGATGCCCGGGAAGGAGGGTTTTCAGGCTTGCACGCTCCCTGAAAAAACACGGAGTTAAAACAGTACATCTCAGTTCCTGTATGCAAATGGAAAACTATCCGGAATGTCCTCATGTCGATTCAATAAAGCAGACCCTGGAAAATGCAGGAATCGAAGTTGTAGAAGGTACACATCATTAA
- the smc gene encoding chromosome segregation protein SMC, whose product MYIKKIEFMNFKSFGKKVKIPFFDDFTTISGPNGSGKSNIIDGILFVLGLSSSRTLRAEKLTDLIYNGEKSKNPDNAQVTIYFDNKDRELPVDNDEVVISRKVRSTDNGYYSYFYFNGKSVSLGDVHNYLAKARVTPEGYNVVMQGDVTRIITMTAGERRKIIDEIAGVAEFDNKKERALNELEVVRERIERADILIDEVDKQKEKLQGERDQAVKYQSLKEEKMKFEGFVLLSKLKDAKTELEGVGQEYDTQQEKLEKISSELKQKKEVLEQREEELRLLNQRIQKMGEDEQIEVKRRIEEIRGEISGCSDRIDYAGQEIDEIDAARRRFFLEIDESKGKVDDIEEKVGEHNFQKETLQSEISEKRTQRMLLQSRIADVDEKFARTRDELSANKDELEQLKTQKNELMRNEDRLLDSLRRKSADVAEIEDEIRQAKEKAKSSESDTKSVQYDIDKLNEKIEGLTKDLDDLESNRHQIKKVVSDLENDIRRKQQDYAMLEARVRAAEDTSRYSRAVDAVIKEKDKHGLPGIYGTIAELGKVNQKYSTALGIAAGGRMQAVVVDTDEDASRAIAYLKRQRSGRATFLPLNKMEARRPYKNLSDREGVIGYAIDLIDFDPKFEAAFWYVFRDTLVVDTLENARKLMGGLRMVTLEGEIVEKSGAMSGGSQRKSGLSFAASEKDKLVRISEELTKLESRRSNAINKLDTTEGHISSTNKEIQQYENEVSRKQMQFEEIGNRGETLEKLLNSKDEELKQIEEERQQMRTEMNETVEKKEHLEEREQSLQQNILQIEEKLADSEIPELNKQAEDLDEELRRLDGRIRDIDGQINALELDKKYATEKMEQNREQIAQMDEKKRTLKERIEELKNKITSLESELEEKKQREEELTGELRQLQGERENKETAYSTQRDEVDRVKSRYEKAENQKMALEATLDAVKEQIEQLREEVTRRGLEETDEVPGYETVRTRITSIEKAMEALEPVNMRAIDEYEEVEQRIVDLKSRRAILFNEREQILDRIDQYDNLKKETFMETYNGINDAFKEIFNELSDGAGELVLDNEEDPFSGGMTLKAQPRDKTLQRLEAMSGGEKSLTALAFLFAIQQYRPAPFYAFDEIDMFLDGVNAERVARRVKKAAGNAQFIVVSLRKPMIEAAERTIGVTMQQDNITSITGMKIR is encoded by the coding sequence GTGTATATTAAAAAGATAGAATTTATGAATTTCAAATCATTCGGGAAAAAAGTAAAAATCCCTTTTTTTGATGATTTCACAACTATTTCAGGCCCCAACGGGAGTGGAAAATCCAATATAATCGATGGTATTCTTTTTGTACTGGGATTGTCCAGCTCCCGGACCCTGAGGGCGGAAAAACTTACCGACCTCATATATAACGGGGAAAAAAGCAAAAACCCGGACAATGCCCAGGTTACCATCTATTTTGATAACAAGGACAGGGAACTTCCTGTTGATAATGATGAAGTCGTGATCAGCCGGAAGGTGCGTAGCACAGACAATGGTTACTACAGCTATTTTTACTTCAATGGCAAATCGGTAAGTCTTGGTGATGTACACAATTATCTTGCAAAGGCGAGGGTCACACCCGAAGGATACAATGTCGTAATGCAGGGGGATGTCACACGAATCATCACAATGACCGCCGGGGAGCGCCGCAAGATCATAGATGAGATTGCCGGGGTAGCAGAGTTTGACAATAAGAAGGAGAGAGCCCTCAATGAACTGGAAGTTGTAAGGGAGCGTATCGAACGGGCAGATATCCTGATAGATGAAGTGGATAAGCAAAAAGAAAAACTCCAGGGAGAGCGCGACCAGGCTGTCAAGTATCAGTCCCTCAAGGAAGAGAAGATGAAGTTTGAGGGTTTCGTGCTGCTCTCCAAACTTAAGGATGCCAAAACCGAACTTGAAGGAGTCGGGCAGGAATACGACACCCAGCAGGAAAAATTGGAAAAAATCTCCTCTGAACTTAAACAGAAAAAAGAGGTCCTTGAACAAAGGGAAGAAGAATTACGCTTACTTAACCAGCGCATCCAGAAGATGGGTGAAGATGAGCAGATCGAGGTCAAAAGGCGAATTGAAGAGATCCGCGGAGAAATATCAGGATGCAGTGACCGTATCGATTATGCAGGCCAGGAAATCGATGAGATCGATGCCGCAAGACGGAGGTTTTTCCTGGAAATCGATGAATCAAAGGGCAAGGTAGACGATATTGAAGAAAAGGTAGGAGAACACAATTTCCAGAAGGAAACCCTGCAATCGGAAATTTCTGAAAAACGTACCCAGAGAATGTTACTGCAGAGCAGGATTGCCGATGTGGACGAAAAGTTTGCCCGTACAAGGGACGAACTTTCTGCAAATAAGGACGAACTGGAACAACTGAAAACCCAGAAAAATGAGCTCATGCGTAACGAGGACAGGCTGCTGGATTCCCTGCGTCGCAAATCCGCAGACGTAGCAGAAATCGAAGATGAGATCAGGCAGGCAAAGGAAAAGGCCAAGTCCTCTGAAAGTGATACCAAATCCGTCCAGTATGATATTGACAAACTCAACGAAAAAATAGAAGGCCTGACAAAAGACCTGGATGATCTGGAAAGCAATCGCCACCAGATAAAAAAAGTTGTCAGCGATCTGGAAAATGACATACGCCGCAAGCAGCAGGATTATGCAATGCTTGAAGCCCGTGTGAGGGCGGCAGAGGATACCAGCAGGTATTCCCGGGCAGTAGATGCAGTAATCAAGGAAAAGGACAAACATGGCCTGCCCGGTATTTATGGCACCATAGCAGAGCTGGGAAAAGTCAACCAGAAATATTCAACCGCGCTGGGAATCGCTGCAGGAGGACGAATGCAGGCTGTTGTGGTGGATACGGACGAAGACGCTTCCCGGGCGATTGCTTACCTGAAACGCCAGAGATCGGGCAGGGCAACCTTCCTCCCACTGAATAAGATGGAAGCACGCAGGCCCTACAAAAACCTCTCCGACAGGGAAGGTGTAATCGGGTATGCCATCGATCTTATCGATTTTGATCCGAAATTCGAAGCAGCCTTCTGGTATGTATTCCGGGACACCCTTGTTGTCGATACCCTTGAAAACGCCCGAAAACTGATGGGCGGGCTGCGCATGGTGACCCTGGAAGGCGAGATCGTTGAAAAAAGCGGGGCAATGAGCGGTGGCTCACAGCGCAAGTCCGGCCTGTCATTTGCAGCCTCTGAAAAAGATAAACTTGTCAGGATATCCGAGGAACTTACCAAACTGGAATCACGCAGAAGCAATGCGATCAACAAACTGGATACTACCGAAGGACATATTTCAAGCACCAACAAGGAGATCCAGCAGTATGAGAACGAGGTCTCGCGCAAACAGATGCAATTCGAGGAGATCGGCAATCGCGGAGAAACACTTGAAAAGCTGCTCAATAGCAAGGACGAGGAACTCAAGCAGATCGAGGAAGAACGCCAGCAGATGCGAACTGAGATGAACGAGACCGTTGAGAAGAAGGAGCATCTGGAAGAAAGAGAACAATCCCTGCAACAAAACATACTGCAGATCGAAGAAAAACTCGCCGATTCAGAAATTCCCGAGCTCAATAAGCAGGCAGAAGACCTGGATGAGGAACTGCGCCGCCTGGACGGAAGGATAAGGGATATTGACGGACAGATCAACGCTCTTGAACTAGATAAAAAATATGCGACCGAGAAAATGGAACAAAATCGGGAACAAATAGCCCAGATGGATGAGAAAAAGCGTACACTAAAAGAGCGCATAGAAGAGCTCAAGAATAAGATCACGTCCCTTGAAAGTGAACTGGAAGAAAAGAAACAACGTGAAGAAGAACTCACAGGTGAACTGCGCCAGCTTCAGGGAGAAAGAGAGAATAAGGAAACAGCCTACTCAACCCAGCGTGATGAAGTTGATAGGGTCAAGAGCCGCTATGAGAAGGCAGAGAACCAGAAAATGGCACTTGAGGCCACACTGGATGCCGTGAAGGAACAGATTGAACAGCTCCGCGAAGAGGTCACACGTCGTGGCCTTGAAGAGACTGATGAAGTGCCGGGTTATGAAACCGTGCGTACAAGGATAACCTCAATTGAAAAGGCAATGGAAGCCCTGGAACCTGTGAATATGCGGGCAATAGATGAATATGAGGAAGTGGAGCAGAGAATTGTAGATCTCAAAAGCCGCAGGGCAATCCTTTTCAATGAAAGAGAGCAGATTCTGGATCGTATCGACCAGTATGATAACCTTAAAAAAGAGACATTCATGGAGACCTACAATGGTATCAATGATGCTTTCAAGGAAATCTTCAATGAACTTTCCGATGGTGCAGGGGAACTTGTACTGGACAATGAGGAAGACCCTTTCTCCGGAGGCATGACCCTCAAAGCCCAGCCCCGGGACAAAACCCTGCAACGACTGGAAGCAATGTCCGGAGGAGAAAAGAGTCTCACAGCACTTGCATTTTTATTTGCTATCCAGCAATATCGTCCCGCTCCATTCTATGCTTTTGATGAGATCGATATGTTCCTTGACGGAGTAAATGCTGAAAGGGTTGCCAGGCGTGTTAAAAAGGCAGCAGGCAATGCCCAGTTCATAGTTGTCTCTTTAAGGAAACCGATGATAGAAGCTGCCGAGCGCACAATCGGTGTAACAATGCAGCAGGATAATATCACAAGTATTACGGGGATGAAAATACGGTGA
- the thiC gene encoding phosphomethylpyrimidine synthase ThiC — translation MSIVTDAKNGIITEEMKTVAEFEGVEPEFVRRGVAAGRIVIPVTPYRDIRVCGIGEGLTTKVNASIGASSDIVDEELEIEKAKAAQAAGADTLMELGTGGDFLGIRKKVCDAIDLSVGSVPLYQAFITAAKRDGSIVHMTEDDLWNATEEQAKLGTNFMAIHTGVNNIVLDRLKAHGRYGGLCSRGGAFMSSWMLHNEKENPLYADFDYLCEILKEHEVTLSTGNGMRAGAIHDATDRAQIQELIINSECAQRAHDKYDLQVIVEGPGHVPLDEVDMNVKLMKSMSDHKPFYMLGPLITDVAPGRDHIVTAIGASQSAAAGCDFLCYVTPAEHLALPNKEDVIEGVKTSKIAAHVGDMVKLNKRDQDLAMARARRELDWEKMYSLALDPELARDVRNSRAPEDTDACTMCGNFCALKIVNQNYDLAK, via the coding sequence ATGTCAATCGTAACAGATGCCAAGAACGGAATTATTACCGAAGAGATGAAAACGGTTGCAGAATTTGAGGGTGTGGAACCTGAATTTGTGCGCCGCGGAGTTGCAGCCGGCAGAATCGTTATACCTGTTACTCCCTACAGGGACATCAGAGTGTGCGGTATTGGAGAAGGTCTTACCACAAAAGTGAATGCTTCCATTGGAGCATCTTCCGACATTGTCGATGAAGAACTGGAAATCGAGAAGGCAAAGGCAGCACAGGCAGCCGGCGCAGATACTCTTATGGAACTGGGTACAGGAGGAGATTTCCTCGGAATCAGGAAAAAGGTCTGTGACGCAATCGACCTGTCCGTAGGCTCAGTACCACTCTACCAGGCTTTCATCACAGCAGCCAAAAGGGACGGTTCCATCGTCCACATGACAGAAGACGACCTGTGGAATGCAACCGAGGAACAGGCAAAACTGGGTACCAACTTCATGGCAATCCACACCGGTGTCAACAATATCGTACTGGACAGGCTTAAAGCCCATGGCCGCTATGGCGGACTTTGCTCCCGTGGCGGTGCTTTCATGAGCTCCTGGATGCTCCACAACGAAAAGGAAAACCCCCTTTATGCGGATTTCGACTATCTCTGTGAAATCCTCAAAGAACACGAAGTCACCCTTTCAACTGGTAACGGAATGCGTGCGGGTGCTATCCACGATGCAACAGACCGTGCACAGATACAGGAACTTATCATCAACTCAGAATGCGCCCAGAGGGCCCACGATAAATATGACCTCCAGGTTATTGTAGAAGGTCCTGGCCACGTGCCACTGGATGAGGTCGATATGAATGTAAAACTCATGAAATCCATGAGTGACCACAAGCCATTCTACATGCTTGGCCCACTTATCACCGATGTTGCCCCGGGACGTGACCACATCGTCACCGCAATCGGTGCATCCCAGTCCGCAGCAGCCGGCTGTGACTTCTTGTGCTATGTAACCCCTGCAGAACATCTTGCCCTGCCAAACAAGGAAGATGTCATAGAAGGTGTCAAGACATCCAAGATCGCAGCCCACGTAGGTGACATGGTCAAACTCAACAAACGTGACCAGGACCTTGCAATGGCAAGGGCACGCCGCGAACTTGACTGGGAGAAGATGTACAGCCTGGCGCTTGATCCGGAACTTGCACGTGATGTCAGGAATAGCCGTGCACCGGAAGACACAGATGCATGTACCATGTGCGGAAACTTCTGTGCCCTGAAGATCGTAAACCAGAACTACGATCTTGCAAAGTAA
- the scpB gene encoding SMC-Scp complex subunit ScpB, with amino-acid sequence MSDREIVEAALFAAGSAVEIQKLQKILAKDKKQVTKVVESLIQEYEKRESGLEIVDLGERYVMQVRTKYSDTIRPFAPRELNSPMLRTLSMIAYHQPVIQSDIVDMRGNKAYDHIRELQNRGFIETTPHGRTKLLSTTPLFADYFGLEDNKPELIRNKMIELSKQQSGKEGLDRWLGRRFVGFTSMYESLAQMCGIKDYRMVDAYNPTEEELQTLDTVYKMVISRGYKEEVEKHYSGEIIEAGSTTFDDLTEAVNILKSEGDPVRVEETLEMLEELKSEYRSRAMTISVRVTPETEMVARIVKDLHIGVSKDGILIAPDYETNTAGEEIGRDADILVPTHRNLEGDLIERVKSKYDTVIRGLRKAEEGKAI; translated from the coding sequence ATGTCCGACAGGGAAATCGTTGAAGCTGCACTTTTTGCAGCAGGTAGTGCAGTCGAGATACAGAAACTGCAAAAAATACTTGCCAAAGACAAAAAGCAGGTCACAAAGGTTGTAGAAAGCCTCATTCAGGAATATGAAAAAAGGGAATCGGGACTGGAGATCGTGGACCTGGGTGAAAGATATGTCATGCAGGTCAGAACAAAATATTCTGATACCATACGCCCCTTTGCACCCCGGGAACTGAATTCCCCCATGCTACGCACCCTTTCCATGATAGCCTACCATCAGCCAGTAATACAATCGGATATTGTGGATATGCGCGGCAACAAGGCATATGATCATATCCGGGAATTGCAAAACCGGGGGTTTATCGAAACTACACCTCACGGCAGGACTAAACTACTCTCCACCACCCCTCTTTTTGCAGATTATTTCGGTCTTGAGGATAATAAGCCCGAACTTATACGCAACAAGATGATAGAACTTTCAAAACAACAAAGTGGCAAAGAGGGACTTGACCGCTGGCTTGGACGCAGGTTTGTCGGATTCACCTCCATGTATGAATCCCTGGCACAGATGTGTGGAATCAAAGATTACCGCATGGTAGATGCTTATAATCCCACCGAGGAAGAACTTCAGACCCTTGATACGGTTTACAAAATGGTTATTTCCCGGGGATATAAGGAAGAGGTGGAAAAACATTATTCAGGAGAGATTATCGAAGCCGGATCCACTACATTTGATGATCTTACTGAAGCCGTCAATATACTGAAAAGTGAAGGAGATCCGGTCAGGGTAGAGGAAACCCTGGAGATGCTCGAGGAACTTAAGAGTGAATACCGATCAAGAGCCATGACCATAAGTGTCAGGGTCACTCCGGAAACCGAGATGGTGGCACGCATTGTGAAAGACCTGCATATAGGTGTTTCAAAAGATGGAATACTGATCGCCCCGGATTACGAAACAAACACTGCAGGAGAGGAAATCGGCAGGGATGCGGATATCCTTGTCCCGACCCACCGTAACCTGGAAGGTGACCTCATAGAGAGAGTTAAAAGCAAGTATGATACTGTTATCAGGGGTCTGCGGAAGGCAGAAGAAGGTAAAGCTATTTAA
- a CDS encoding TATA-box-binding protein, translated as MTDYNIKIENVVASTKLAEEFDLTKIEAEFEGAEYNKQKFPGLVYRVSNPKAAFLVFTSGKVVCTGAKNVDDVHTVIADMAKKLNGIGIDTLEKPDITVQNIVASADLKAVLNLNAIAIGLGLENIEYEPEQFPGLVYRIDEPKVVVLIFSSGKLVVTGGKSPENCEEGVEVVRQQLDNMGLL; from the coding sequence ATGACAGATTATAACATTAAAATAGAAAATGTGGTAGCTTCCACCAAACTTGCCGAGGAATTCGACCTTACAAAGATCGAAGCTGAATTTGAAGGAGCAGAATATAACAAGCAGAAATTCCCCGGTCTCGTATACCGTGTATCAAACCCAAAAGCGGCATTTCTTGTTTTCACTTCCGGGAAAGTGGTCTGTACAGGTGCCAAAAACGTAGATGATGTACACACTGTAATTGCGGACATGGCCAAAAAACTCAACGGTATTGGCATAGATACCCTCGAAAAACCGGATATCACCGTACAGAACATTGTCGCCTCCGCTGACCTCAAAGCTGTACTCAACCTTAACGCAATCGCAATCGGACTGGGTCTTGAGAATATCGAGTATGAACCTGAGCAATTCCCGGGACTCGTTTACAGGATCGATGAGCCAAAAGTTGTCGTACTGATCTTCAGTTCCGGAAAACTTGTGGTTACCGGCGGCAAATCCCCGGAAAACTGCGAAGAAGGAGTAGAAGTAGTAAGACAACAGCTGGACAATATGGGCCTCCTGTAA
- a CDS encoding peptidylprolyl isomerase yields the protein MKKAIIETDKGDIVLELFVNDAPRTVANFEKLIKQGFYNGLDFHRVIPDFVIQGGCPKGDGTGGPGYTIKCEINPRKHTKGALSMAHAGKDTGGSQFFITHSPQSHLDGMHTVFGKVIEGMDVVYKIKPGDVMNRLRVVEE from the coding sequence ATGAAAAAAGCCATTATCGAGACAGACAAGGGAGATATCGTCCTTGAATTATTCGTAAACGATGCCCCACGTACGGTTGCCAATTTTGAAAAACTTATCAAGCAGGGATTCTATAACGGTCTGGACTTTCACAGGGTTATTCCTGATTTTGTGATACAGGGAGGATGCCCTAAGGGTGATGGAACCGGTGGGCCGGGTTACACGATCAAATGCGAGATAAATCCACGCAAGCATACAAAGGGTGCCCTGTCGATGGCCCACGCCGGCAAGGATACCGGAGGAAGCCAGTTCTTCATAACCCATTCACCCCAATCCCACCTGGACGGTATGCACACGGTTTTTGGGAAGGTCATTGAAGGAATGGATGTTGTATATAAAATCAAACCAGGCGATGTAATGAACCGCCTGCGTGTAGTGGAAGAATAA
- a CDS encoding ATP-binding protein, which yields MVNRMIVKIDEEKCNGCGKCVSPCAEGAIQIINGKAKVVSEELCDGMGFCIGVCPQDAISIEERQTMDFNPQAVKEMQETKEKDTETGSIHCFKCDRDENERYLMPLRHGKESIWVCTRCLPALIHG from the coding sequence ATGGTAAATCGGATGATAGTCAAAATAGATGAGGAAAAGTGTAATGGTTGTGGCAAATGTGTCAGCCCTTGTGCCGAGGGTGCCATACAGATAATAAATGGTAAGGCTAAGGTCGTATCTGAAGAACTGTGCGATGGCATGGGATTCTGTATCGGAGTCTGTCCACAGGATGCAATATCCATTGAAGAAAGGCAGACCATGGATTTCAATCCACAGGCCGTCAAGGAAATGCAGGAGACAAAAGAGAAAGATACCGAAACCGGTTCAATACACTGCTTTAAGTGTGACAGGGATGAAAACGAGAGATACCTGATGCCCCTGAGACATGGAAAAGAAAGCATCTGGGTCTGTACCCGCTGTCTGCCTGCACTCATACATGGTTAA